The window GATTGTTCTATATTGGCGCCTTCAAAGGGTTCAACATGATAGCGGATGGTTTCCATTCGCTGTAATTGAAAGTTTTTATCGATACCCAGGGTGACCGCCGCAATCTCCAGTAATGCGTCGGTCTCTGAATTAAAGCCGCCGGTTTCAACATCCACAACCACCGGGTAAAAACCACGAAAACGGTTTTTCATCCAGATCTTTTGTTCGGGACTGTAGGATTTAGGATCAAGCATGCACGACTTTCCATTGCAAAGTATTACTTGCATGGAAGGGGATTATGAGCTCGCCACCAAAGTCGTAGGATTCCGGCACATGCCAGGGCTCTTTACGCATGGTAATGTATTCGGCGTTCTGCTCGAGGCCGTAAAATTCCGCGCCATGAATGCTCGCAAAGGCTTCGAGTTTGTCCAGGGCATTGGCTTGTTCAAATACTTCGGCGTAAAACTCCAAAGCCGCGTGGGCTGAATAAATGCCAGCACAGCCACAGGCATTTTCTTTATTGCTGCGGGAGTGTGGGGCGCTATCGGTACCCAGGAAAAAGTTTTTGTTATCCGAGGTAGCGGCTTCCACCAGTGCTTCCTGATGCAATTTGCGTTTCAGGATTGGTAAGCAATAAAAATGCGGTCGGATGCCACCCTGAAAAATGGCGTTACGGTCGTGCATCAAATGTTGTGGGGTGATGGTAGCAACCACATTGGCGGTAGCCGAATTAACAAACTGCACAGCGTCACGGGTGGTGATGTGTTCCAAAACGATGCGTAGATCTGGAAAACGACGGTGCAGCGGGATCAGGGTTTTATCAATAAACACTTTTTCGCGATCAAATACATCCACTTCGTGACCGTCCTCATCCACCAGTGCCTCGCCATGGATCAGTAAGGGGATGCCGGCGTCCGACATGGCTTCCAGTACCGCAAAGGTGTTTTCAATATTGGTCACACCCGCCGCCGAGTTGGTTGTGGCACCGGCCGGGTAGAGCTTTAAAGCCTGAATGTGTTCCGAATCGGCCACTTTGTGTATTTCGCTGACCTGGGTGCTGTCGGTTAAATACAAGGTCATCAAGGGCGTAAAATCACTGCCCTCGGGTAAGGCGGCAAGAATGCGATCCCGGTAGCCTAACGCCGATTCCACCGTGGTCACCGGAGGCTTGAGGTTGGGCATCACGATCGCTCGCCCGAATTGAGCCGCGGTATGCGGTAAGACCGACCGCATGGCGGCGCCATCACGCAAATGCAAATGCATATCGTCGGGTTTGATCAGATTCAGTTCCATAATTGCCTTTGGTGTACTGCTTATGTTTGCTTATTTTAACCGATTCATGATGTCGGATTGTTCGATCAGGCGTGTGGTGTAACGCACCCCAAATCCGGTTTGCTTACTTGGGATATGGGCCAGGCCACCTTCGTTTTCCGAGGCCGAGAGATCCATGTGCACCCAGGCGCAACGATTATCCACGAATTTATTCAAAAAGCGCGCGGCCAGGATGTGGTCGCCGCCGGGCTTAGTGGAGCATTGCAGGGTATCGGCCACCTTGCTTTCCAGATTGGTATCGTAGTCCTCGTCCTGCGGGAAGGGCCAAACCCGCTCACCGGTCTTTGCCCCATGCTCGACCAAAAGATTGTGCAATTGTGGGCGATTGGTGAACACACACGAATATCGCGTGGTCACAGAATAAACCGCGGCACCAGTCAGGGTGGCGTAATCCAGAATAAGTTTGGGTTTGGTTTTGCTGCACATCGCCAGCGTGTCGGCCAGGGCCATGCGACCTTCGGCGTCACTGTGGATCACCTCTATGCTGGTGCCATTTGAGGCTGTGACCACATCGTTGGGTTTATAGGCGTGGGCATCGATGTGATTTTCGGTAATGGCCAACCAGCAATCAATGCGTAGATCCGATTTTAACTGGCTTAAAGCGTACAGACTGCCGAGGGCGGTGGCCGACCCCCCCATGTCACCTTGCATGCCCAACATGTAATTGGCCGGTTTCAGGTTGGTACCTCCGGTGTCAAAACAAATGCCTTTGCCGACCAGAGCGAGATCGGCGGGCTCATCAGGACTGCGTCCAGAAGGGGTGTAACTCAAATGCACAATGCCGGCGTCTTCATGTGGATTGCCCTGAGCGACGGCCAGAAAAGCCTCGGCGCCAAGTTTTTTCAGATCCATGATGGAATGAAAACGGAATTGCCAGCGTTTGCGTTTGGCCAGGGCCTCGGTCAGTTCCACGTAATTACGACTGTTCAAAACATTCGGTGGCAGGGCAGTCAGCCAGCGAGCCAGATTGTTGCCGGCCGCTTCGGCTTTGATGCTGTTCACATCCAGACCTTCAGGTGCCTGGTATAAGGCCAGC of the Gammaproteobacteria bacterium genome contains:
- a CDS encoding leucyl aminopeptidase family protein — its product is MPVKLPVLSLPKLSVSNKPASQTAINKLDHIIVVIADSVKPKLWKDLPYGSALKQMYEKADKKNPALALSSHLPNRGLTGVSLGVVQKNRSAFKNLTQMRHLCSNALAAKAENIGLFVLGFSHDTHKQLCEDLVAAAYAASFKLWHAKSKTNKSKIKSLALYQAPEGLDVNSIKAEAAGNNLARWLTALPPNVLNSRNYVELTEALAKRKRWQFRFHSIMDLKKLGAEAFLAVAQGNPHEDAGIVHLSYTPSGRSPDEPADLALVGKGICFDTGGTNLKPANYMLGMQGDMGGSATALGSLYALSQLKSDLRIDCWLAITENHIDAHAYKPNDVVTASNGTSIEVIHSDAEGRMALADTLAMCSKTKPKLILDYATLTGAAVYSVTTRYSCVFTNRPQLHNLLVEHGAKTGERVWPFPQDEDYDTNLESKVADTLQCSTKPGGDHILAARFLNKFVDNRCAWVHMDLSASENEGGLAHIPSKQTGFGVRYTTRLIEQSDIMNRLK
- the pyrC gene encoding dihydroorotase, with protein sequence MELNLIKPDDMHLHLRDGAAMRSVLPHTAAQFGRAIVMPNLKPPVTTVESALGYRDRILAALPEGSDFTPLMTLYLTDSTQVSEIHKVADSEHIQALKLYPAGATTNSAAGVTNIENTFAVLEAMSDAGIPLLIHGEALVDEDGHEVDVFDREKVFIDKTLIPLHRRFPDLRIVLEHITTRDAVQFVNSATANVVATITPQHLMHDRNAIFQGGIRPHFYCLPILKRKLHQEALVEAATSDNKNFFLGTDSAPHSRSNKENACGCAGIYSAHAALEFYAEVFEQANALDKLEAFASIHGAEFYGLEQNAEYITMRKEPWHVPESYDFGGELIIPFHASNTLQWKVVHA